The Mangifera indica cultivar Alphonso chromosome 8, CATAS_Mindica_2.1, whole genome shotgun sequence genome has a window encoding:
- the LOC123224493 gene encoding LOB domain-containing protein 16-like — translation MASSGNSSGSPCGACKFLRRKCASDCIFAPYFCSEQGPARFAAIHKVFGASNVSKLLLHVPVADRYEAVVTIAYEAQARIRDPVYGCVAHIFALQQQVAILQAQLMQLKAQLGQNRMDPRNMENQYWLGNTGGVSSFPANYPTYMNSISPQSSFESADRNNDGMNMQEIESCREEFSFQAFANKKRPCNSTDLGELQALALRMMRN, via the exons ATGGCATCGTCTGGGAATAGCAGTGGCTCTCCTTGTGGTGCATGTAAATTTCTCAGGCGAAAATGCGCATCAGATTGTATTTTTGCACCTTATTTTTGCTCCGAACAAGGCCCTGCACGGTTCGCTGCCATTCATAAAGTTTTTGGTGCCAGTAATGTGTCTAAATTGTTGTTGCATGTTCCTGTGGCTGATCGTTATGAGGCTGTTGTCACAATTGCCTATGAAGCTCAGGCTCGGATTAGAGATCCTGTTTATGGTTGTGTTGCACACATCTTCGCCTTGCAACAACAG GTGGCAATTTTGCAAGCTCAATTGATGCAACTGAAGGCTCAACTGGGTCAGAATAGAATGGATCCGAGGAACATGGAGAATCAATATTGGCTGGGAAACACAGGGGGGGTGTCATCGTTTCCTGCTAATTATCCAACTTACATGAATTCAATATCGCCACAAAGCTCATTCGAATCAGCAGATCGCAACAACGATGGGATGAATATGCAAGAAATAGAGAGCTGCAGAGAAGAATTTTCATTTCAAGCTTTTGCAAATAAGAAGAGGCCGTGTAATAGTACTGATTTGGGTGAGCTTCAAGCACTTGCTCTTAGAATGATGagaaattaa